A window from Desulfobaccales bacterium encodes these proteins:
- a CDS encoding response regulator: protein MKKILVADDEMSIRLLYSEELKEEGYEVYQAANGREALEVVDKIPLDLVILDIKMPEMDGIEALRQIKEKRPDLPVVLSTAYGEYKQDFATWASDEYLVKSSDLEDLKAVVKRYLKE from the coding sequence ATGAAAAAAATCTTGGTGGCGGACGACGAAATGAGCATTCGCCTTTTATATAGCGAAGAACTCAAGGAGGAGGGCTACGAAGTCTATCAGGCCGCCAACGGGCGGGAAGCCCTGGAAGTTGTGGACAAGATTCCTTTGGATCTGGTTATCCTGGACATCAAAATGCCGGAGATGGACGGCATCGAGGCGTTGCGGCAGATCAAGGAAAAGCGGCCGGATTTACCGGTGGTCCTGAGCACCGCCTACGGCGAGTACAAGCAGGATTTTGCCACCTGGGCCTCAGATGAATATCTGGTCAAGTCCTCGGACCTGGAAGATCTGAAGGCGGTGGTGAAACGCTACCTGAAAGAGTAA
- a CDS encoding GAF domain-containing protein, translating to MASERTAFLTQMVEVLTSTVSFGERLNNMVHLLARNLKMDLALYFGLDKARETLLLNVSSQGPVPPHLRLEFPMGQGLVGETANTRKATIVHRQEPGVVAANAPLEKLHPAYQTLAAFPVADDNFLYGVLILVDRTDRSFTTPERQGVQLTCLMLAAALRQAIVQEEAKKRIAELSVLFEVGKALSSTVELDEILERIVSTTAKVITARGAALQIIDAATGEPRVSSRYGQIPTDCPALPKMLPIAGSGEPPYFEGESKDLAGHAHYCLAVPLTFKGQLTGTLGVYDKFNPNGEYLPFDPENRQLLFTMAGVIVNAIENALTYQQVEDLAEKNERMVRNLTALQEISQVLLTSVQEDRLLEIIIQGLTLEQGLGFDRVVVLMVDETAQILRGAKGASRSPIAGVTSSLRALMLPPADPIPVSDWEIPLRADQGPLALAVLRKVPYHHHETVEGPGVPPALGGKYTAQEFFVVPLVVKDRTTGVVLVDNQASGRPLESEPLHVLQMFATQAALVLENAHLYSTIEANNRELLLIRERMLESDRLAALSSLASGMAHEIRNPLVSIGGFARRIAKLVEPNSPLRGYVEVIQEEVTRLEKLLREILDFTGENLSYYGDHELAKLIEDTLILVQRDLDANNIKVVREFAQLPRLHCDDRQMKQVFYNLFQNAVQAMAHGGTLTIRTFPVERPDGLYAAAAISDTGGGIPMEVLHNIFNPFFSTKDYGTGLGLAIAQRIVSRHYGQIEVNNEMGKGVTFIVTLPVAKYCLVKDVGQGAVPASVLKAPKGGRL from the coding sequence ATGGCATCGGAGCGCACGGCGTTTTTAACCCAAATGGTAGAGGTGCTCACCTCTACCGTAAGCTTTGGGGAACGACTCAACAACATGGTTCATCTTCTGGCCCGGAACCTGAAGATGGATCTGGCGCTCTATTTCGGTCTGGACAAAGCCAGAGAGACCCTGTTGCTCAACGTGAGCAGCCAGGGGCCGGTGCCCCCTCACCTGCGCCTGGAATTTCCCATGGGTCAGGGGCTGGTGGGCGAAACGGCTAACACTCGCAAGGCCACTATTGTCCATCGCCAGGAGCCGGGGGTGGTGGCCGCTAATGCCCCCCTGGAAAAACTTCACCCCGCCTATCAGACGCTGGCCGCCTTTCCGGTGGCAGATGACAATTTTCTCTACGGGGTCTTGATCCTGGTAGACCGGACTGATCGTTCCTTCACTACTCCTGAGCGTCAGGGGGTCCAGTTGACCTGCCTGATGCTGGCTGCCGCGTTGCGCCAGGCCATCGTTCAGGAAGAGGCCAAAAAACGGATTGCCGAGCTGTCGGTGCTCTTCGAAGTGGGGAAGGCGTTGAGTTCCACCGTCGAGCTCGATGAGATCCTTGAACGCATCGTCAGCACCACTGCCAAGGTCATCACCGCCCGTGGCGCCGCCCTCCAGATTATAGATGCCGCCACCGGGGAACCCCGGGTTTCGTCCCGTTATGGCCAGATCCCCACGGATTGCCCGGCCTTGCCTAAAATGCTGCCCATTGCGGGTTCGGGGGAGCCACCCTATTTTGAAGGGGAATCAAAGGATCTGGCGGGCCATGCCCATTACTGCCTGGCCGTGCCTCTCACCTTCAAAGGGCAATTGACGGGCACGTTGGGGGTGTACGACAAGTTCAACCCCAACGGCGAATATCTGCCCTTCGACCCGGAAAACCGCCAGCTGCTCTTTACTATGGCGGGGGTTATCGTCAACGCCATCGAGAATGCGCTCACCTATCAACAGGTTGAGGACCTGGCGGAAAAGAACGAGCGCATGGTCCGCAATCTTACTGCCCTCCAAGAGATCTCCCAAGTCTTGCTGACGTCGGTGCAAGAGGATCGGCTCCTGGAGATTATCATCCAGGGCCTCACTTTGGAGCAGGGCTTGGGGTTCGATCGGGTGGTCGTGCTCATGGTGGACGAAACCGCTCAGATATTGCGAGGTGCGAAAGGCGCCAGCCGTAGTCCCATTGCCGGCGTGACCTCCAGCCTCAGGGCCTTGATGCTGCCGCCGGCGGACCCGATACCGGTGAGTGATTGGGAAATCCCTCTCAGGGCGGATCAGGGTCCGTTGGCCCTGGCGGTGCTGCGGAAGGTTCCCTATCATCATCATGAGACCGTTGAAGGACCGGGAGTGCCCCCTGCACTGGGAGGCAAGTATACGGCCCAAGAATTCTTTGTGGTGCCCCTGGTGGTGAAAGACCGGACCACCGGAGTGGTCCTGGTGGACAACCAGGCTTCTGGGCGCCCCCTGGAATCGGAGCCGCTCCACGTGCTCCAGATGTTTGCCACCCAGGCCGCCCTGGTGCTGGAGAACGCCCATCTCTATTCCACCATCGAAGCCAACAATCGGGAATTGCTTCTCATCAGGGAAAGGATGTTGGAGTCGGACCGTTTGGCGGCTCTCAGCAGTCTGGCCTCGGGCATGGCCCATGAAATTCGTAACCCTCTGGTCTCCATCGGCGGTTTCGCCCGGCGCATCGCCAAGTTGGTGGAGCCTAATTCGCCGCTGCGGGGCTATGTGGAAGTAATCCAGGAGGAAGTGACCCGGCTGGAAAAACTCCTGAGGGAAATCCTGGATTTCACCGGGGAAAATCTGTCCTATTACGGTGACCACGAACTGGCCAAGCTCATCGAAGACACCCTGATTTTGGTGCAGCGGGATCTGGATGCCAATAATATCAAGGTCGTGCGGGAATTTGCCCAGTTGCCCCGGCTCCACTGCGATGATCGGCAAATGAAGCAGGTTTTTTATAACCTCTTCCAGAACGCAGTCCAGGCCATGGCCCACGGCGGCACCCTGACTATTCGCACCTTTCCGGTGGAAAGGCCCGACGGTCTTTATGCGGCGGCGGCCATCTCGGACACCGGCGGCGGCATTCCCATGGAAGTGCTTCACAATATCTTCAATCCGTTTTTTTCCACCAAAGATTACGGCACCGGCCTGGGGCTGGCTATCGCCCAACGGATCGTTTCCCGCCATTATGGCCAGATAGAGGTTAACAACGAAATGGGCAAAGGGGTAACCTTCATCGTTACCCTGCCGGTGGCAAAATATTGTCTCGTGAAAGATGTTGGCCAGGGTGCGGTTCCCGCCAGCGTGCTCAAGGCCCCTAAAGGAGGACGGTTATGA
- a CDS encoding glycogen/starch synthase: MRILMVTPEANPFARSGGLAEVTYALAWSLVKLGHEVAVVLPLYRQVRESGRTLTCTGQTLSIPLSFKTLPAEIFTSQIDPNLNFYFIGQDSLFNREGLYGTSYGDFDDNAERFIFFSRAVVEMIDALKLEFDVCHAHEWQTGLVPVYLRTIYNDRPSLQRLPVVYTVHNVGYQGLFSSYDLPLTGLGWELLSPKALEFYGKINFMKGGVVFADLITTVSAKYREEILTPEYGFGLEGLFQERAQELYGVLEGVDYVRWNPEKDEFLAAHYDRNNLAGKKICKKALLDRFGLKLSPNRPLLGMTTRFFERKGIDLVEGIMDDLMKLDVGLIIQGTGEERHHYILQEMSLKYHERLGLMIGYTEALAHQIIAGADMFLMPSRYEPCGLDQLYCLRYGTIPVVRATGGLDETVEEFDPARVTGTGFKFAGYTPASLLSAVQRALASYQQPQVWEALMKSNMALDYSWGKTAAPKYVELYQLAAEKRRRLVGG, encoded by the coding sequence ATGCGTATCCTCATGGTGACCCCGGAAGCAAATCCCTTTGCCCGCAGCGGCGGGTTGGCGGAAGTAACCTACGCCCTGGCCTGGTCCTTAGTCAAGCTGGGTCACGAGGTGGCGGTGGTGTTGCCCCTTTACCGACAGGTGCGGGAATCAGGCCGCACCCTCACCTGCACCGGGCAGACCCTCTCCATTCCCCTCTCCTTTAAGACCCTGCCGGCCGAGATCTTTACCTCCCAGATCGACCCCAATTTGAATTTTTACTTTATCGGGCAGGACAGCCTGTTTAACCGGGAGGGTCTCTACGGCACCTCGTATGGGGATTTCGACGATAATGCCGAGCGGTTTATTTTCTTTTCCCGGGCAGTCGTAGAAATGATCGACGCCTTGAAGCTGGAGTTTGACGTCTGCCACGCACACGAGTGGCAGACCGGCCTGGTACCGGTTTATCTGAGGACCATCTATAACGACCGTCCCTCCCTGCAGCGCTTGCCGGTGGTGTACACGGTCCACAACGTCGGCTACCAGGGGTTATTTTCGTCTTATGACCTGCCCCTCACCGGGCTGGGGTGGGAACTGCTTTCTCCCAAGGCCCTGGAATTTTACGGCAAGATTAACTTTATGAAAGGTGGTGTAGTCTTTGCCGACCTGATTACCACGGTATCGGCCAAATACCGGGAAGAGATTCTGACTCCGGAATACGGCTTCGGGCTGGAGGGCTTGTTCCAGGAACGGGCCCAAGAACTCTACGGCGTGCTGGAGGGGGTCGATTATGTGCGTTGGAACCCTGAAAAGGACGAGTTTTTGGCCGCACACTATGACCGCAATAATCTTGCCGGGAAAAAAATTTGCAAGAAAGCCCTGTTAGACCGGTTCGGCTTGAAGCTGTCCCCGAACCGGCCGCTCCTCGGCATGACCACCCGATTTTTCGAACGTAAGGGAATTGACCTGGTGGAAGGTATCATGGATGACCTGATGAAGCTGGATGTGGGTCTCATCATCCAGGGCACCGGGGAAGAGCGCCACCATTATATTCTCCAGGAAATGAGCCTCAAATATCATGAGCGCCTGGGTCTCATGATCGGCTACACCGAAGCGCTGGCCCACCAGATTATCGCCGGGGCCGACATGTTTCTCATGCCCTCCCGGTATGAACCCTGCGGCCTGGACCAGCTCTACTGCCTGCGTTACGGCACCATTCCCGTGGTTCGGGCCACCGGGGGCCTGGATGAAACCGTGGAGGAATTCGACCCGGCCAGGGTCACGGGCACCGGGTTCAAGTTCGCCGGGTATACACCGGCGTCGCTTTTGAGCGCGGTGCAGCGGGCCCTGGCGAGTTACCAGCAACCCCAGGTCTGGGAGGCCCTGATGAAGAGCAACATGGCCCTGGATTATTCCTGGGGCAAAACCGCGGCCCCCAAATATGTAGAATTGTACCAACTAGCCGCGGAAAAACGCCGGCGCTTGGTGGGCGGGTAA
- the galT gene encoding galactose-1-phosphate uridylyltransferase, with protein sequence MPELRKDPIIGRWVIISTERGKRPHDFVVEPEVTKGGFCPFDPGNEHTTPPEVLAYRDPGTEPNTPGWQLRVVNNKFPALAKEGELDRAGEGMFDKMNGVGAHEVIIESPDHQLSLATISLDGFTRVLRAYRDRIVTLSEDPRFRYVLIFKNQGRAAGASLEHSHSQLIGLPIVPELVQEELSGGKFYYNYKERCVFCDMIRQELQQQGRVVLQNQEFLTICPFAPRSPFEMWILPKEHLSSYVDLKEESFRLLAEIFSETLKRLEKALGKVPYNFILHTAPIRESQLTYYHWHFEIVPKLTLIAGFEWGSGFYINPTPPEDAAKYLRELTL encoded by the coding sequence ATGCCTGAGCTACGCAAGGACCCCATCATCGGCCGTTGGGTGATCATATCGACGGAGCGGGGGAAGCGCCCCCATGATTTTGTTGTGGAGCCGGAGGTCACCAAGGGCGGCTTTTGTCCCTTCGATCCGGGCAATGAACATACCACGCCACCTGAGGTTCTGGCCTACCGGGACCCCGGGACCGAACCCAACACTCCCGGCTGGCAACTGCGGGTGGTGAACAACAAGTTCCCGGCCTTGGCCAAGGAAGGGGAATTGGACCGGGCCGGCGAAGGTATGTTCGATAAGATGAACGGGGTGGGGGCCCATGAGGTCATTATTGAGAGCCCCGACCACCAGCTCTCCCTGGCCACCATTTCCCTGGATGGGTTTACTCGGGTGCTCAGGGCCTACCGGGACCGGATCGTCACCCTGAGCGAGGATCCCCGCTTCCGCTATGTCCTGATTTTCAAAAACCAGGGCCGGGCTGCGGGCGCTTCCCTGGAGCATAGCCACAGCCAACTCATCGGCCTCCCCATTGTGCCGGAGTTGGTCCAGGAGGAATTGAGCGGCGGCAAGTTTTATTATAACTACAAAGAACGCTGCGTTTTTTGCGATATGATCCGCCAGGAACTTCAGCAGCAGGGCCGGGTGGTGTTGCAGAATCAGGAATTTCTGACCATTTGTCCCTTTGCGCCCCGGTCTCCTTTTGAGATGTGGATTCTCCCCAAAGAGCACCTTTCCTCTTACGTGGATTTAAAAGAAGAGTCTTTCCGGCTGCTTGCCGAGATCTTCTCGGAAACCTTAAAACGCCTGGAGAAGGCCTTGGGCAAAGTCCCGTACAATTTTATCCTGCACACCGCTCCCATACGGGAATCTCAACTCACCTACTATCACTGGCATTTTGAGATCGTGCCCAAGCTCACCCTGATCGCCGGATTCGAGTGGGGGTCGGGCTTTTACATTAATCCTACGCCTCCGGAAGATGCGGCCAAGTATCTTCGGGAGTTGACGCTGTAA
- a CDS encoding DUF2905 domain-containing protein, whose product MSDLGRILIVIGVLLVMVGAVFLLAPKLPWLGHLPGDISYKRGNFSFYFPLGTCILISVVLTLIMYLFRR is encoded by the coding sequence ATGTCTGATTTAGGTCGCATTTTGATTGTGATCGGAGTGCTCCTGGTGATGGTTGGCGCGGTATTCCTGCTGGCTCCCAAGCTCCCCTGGCTGGGACATTTGCCTGGGGATATCAGCTATAAGCGCGGCAATTTCAGCTTTTATTTTCCCTTGGGGACCTGCATCCTTATCAGTGTCGTTCTGACCTTGATCATGTATCTGTTTCGGAGGTAG
- the hisA gene encoding 1-(5-phosphoribosyl)-5-[(5-phosphoribosylamino)methylideneamino]imidazole-4-carboxamide isomerase → MLIIPAIDLKDGKCVRLRQGRAEDVTVFGDDPVAMGLKWQEAGAQLLHVVDLDGAFSSEPKNLKSIQALREALSIPIELGGGIRTLDIIAAYIELGIDRLILGTAALKDPDLAARACADYPGRIAFGLDARDGFLAVKGWTETSQKNVLEVARELAKLKPAAFIYTDIARDGVKTGVNLAATQTLAERVDVPVIASGGVSCLDDIKALLPLEPLGIIGVITGRALYDGSLDLKEAIRLAQGE, encoded by the coding sequence ATGTTGATTATTCCGGCCATTGACCTCAAAGACGGCAAATGTGTGCGTTTGCGCCAGGGGCGGGCCGAAGACGTCACCGTCTTCGGCGACGACCCCGTGGCCATGGGCCTGAAGTGGCAGGAGGCGGGAGCCCAACTCCTTCACGTGGTGGACCTGGACGGCGCCTTCAGCTCCGAACCCAAAAATCTGAAGTCCATTCAGGCTCTCCGTGAGGCCTTGTCCATCCCCATCGAACTGGGCGGCGGCATCCGTACCTTGGATATCATAGCTGCATATATTGAACTGGGCATCGACCGTCTCATCCTGGGCACCGCGGCCCTCAAAGACCCCGACTTGGCGGCCCGCGCCTGCGCCGACTATCCCGGCCGCATCGCCTTCGGCCTGGATGCCCGAGACGGCTTCCTGGCCGTGAAAGGCTGGACCGAAACCAGTCAGAAGAACGTCCTCGAAGTGGCCCGGGAACTGGCCAAACTCAAGCCCGCGGCCTTCATCTATACCGACATCGCCCGGGACGGCGTGAAAACCGGCGTGAATCTTGCGGCAACCCAGACCCTGGCGGAAAGGGTGGATGTGCCGGTCATTGCCTCCGGCGGCGTGAGTTGCCTGGACGACATCAAAGCCCTGCTGCCCCTGGAGCCTTTGGGGATCATCGGGGTCATCACCGGCCGGGCTCTGTATGACGGCAGCCTGGACCTGAAAGAGGCCATCCGCCTGGCCCAAGGCGAGTGA
- a CDS encoding TIGR03960 family B12-binding radical SAM protein translates to MTLTDNHDYLHRVQRPTRYLGREINAVFKDPRAVALRVALLFPDLYEVGMSHLGLSLLYGILNREEHIWAERAYAPAPDLEADLRFRRQPLTSLESGTPLNAFDLLGVSLQYELGYTNLLNMLDLGGVPLLAEDRDATHPVVIGGGPAAFNPEPVAPFFDALVLGDGEEVILEIAALVADWKAQNGTRSKLWQALETLDGVYVPALFRMDFDESGTLQTIHPLGRKSTVAKRVLDDLNRIPVSAFPLVPSCQIIHDRLNVEISRGCTRGCRYCQAGMIYRPVRERDPAAAIKWIEDALAATGFEEVSLLSLSIGDYGPLPGLLQSLMDQLSPARVAISLPSMRADTLTPEMMAQIKRVRRTGLTLAPEAGTQRLRQVINKNLTEAAIMDSASRAFGAGWQLLKLYFMIGLPSETKEDREGIATLSRQILAAAPRGARPRLNVSLSSFIPKPHTPFQWERQENLEECRRRLFEVKDRLRQKNIQSKWNSAAQTWLEGVFSRGDRRLAKVLLEAYRLGCRLDAWSEHMRLEPWREAFRLAGVDPDFYLRERGTDEMLPWDHVHCGVSREFLLSERDRAEQGLETPDCRQQGCQDCGVCDHDTIDLKLQDPVGLPPAPPQPPAPSPQAPCRYRLTYAKLDEGRWLGHLELVGSLYRSLRRSGLPLSFTKGFHPLPRVSFHGALPLGVESLTEIMDVELTEPVPVDTLVATLNRVLPRGIKVLEAFPLNRRQDPPGREHAVYEVASRNPVFEATAAATFLAQAEFMVTRHRPKGDERVDLRPLVADLTVMDPLHLRLDLHRQEKGNVKVTDALAAIFALDDSQARELRIVKIKSN, encoded by the coding sequence ATGACGTTAACCGATAACCATGACTATCTCCACCGGGTCCAGCGCCCCACGCGCTACCTGGGCCGGGAGATTAACGCCGTCTTCAAAGACCCCCGGGCCGTCGCCCTGCGGGTGGCCTTACTCTTTCCCGATCTCTACGAAGTGGGGATGTCCCACCTGGGGCTGAGCCTGCTCTACGGCATTTTGAACCGGGAGGAACATATCTGGGCCGAGCGGGCCTACGCCCCGGCGCCGGACCTGGAAGCGGATTTGCGGTTCCGGCGTCAACCCCTCACCAGCCTGGAGTCCGGCACTCCTTTAAACGCCTTCGATCTCTTGGGCGTCAGCCTCCAATACGAATTGGGCTACACCAATCTCCTGAACATGCTGGACCTGGGTGGCGTGCCCCTTTTGGCCGAAGACCGCGACGCTACCCACCCGGTGGTTATTGGCGGCGGCCCCGCCGCCTTCAACCCCGAGCCCGTGGCGCCCTTCTTCGATGCCCTGGTCTTAGGCGACGGCGAAGAGGTGATCCTGGAGATAGCCGCGCTGGTGGCAGATTGGAAGGCGCAAAACGGCACCCGCTCGAAGTTGTGGCAGGCCCTGGAAACGCTCGATGGCGTCTACGTCCCGGCCCTTTTCCGTATGGACTTCGACGAATCTGGCACCCTCCAGACCATTCATCCTCTGGGACGCAAAAGCACCGTGGCCAAGCGGGTCCTGGACGATCTGAATCGCATCCCCGTCTCCGCCTTTCCTCTGGTGCCCTCCTGCCAGATTATCCACGACCGCCTCAACGTCGAGATTTCCCGGGGCTGTACCCGGGGCTGCCGTTACTGCCAGGCTGGCATGATCTATCGGCCGGTTCGGGAGCGCGACCCCGCCGCCGCGATCAAATGGATAGAAGACGCCTTGGCCGCCACGGGTTTTGAAGAGGTCTCGCTCTTAAGCCTCAGCATCGGCGACTACGGGCCCCTGCCTGGCCTGCTCCAAAGCTTGATGGACCAATTGTCCCCGGCGCGGGTAGCCATATCGCTGCCCTCGATGCGGGCCGACACGCTCACCCCGGAGATGATGGCTCAAATTAAGCGGGTGCGCCGCACCGGCCTCACCCTGGCTCCGGAAGCCGGCACCCAGCGCCTCCGCCAGGTGATCAACAAAAACCTCACCGAGGCGGCCATCATGGACTCGGCAAGCCGGGCCTTTGGCGCGGGCTGGCAGCTTCTCAAGCTCTACTTTATGATCGGCCTGCCCAGCGAGACCAAAGAAGACCGGGAGGGCATTGCGACCCTGTCCCGGCAGATTCTCGCGGCCGCGCCCCGAGGCGCCCGCCCCCGGCTCAACGTCAGCCTCTCCAGCTTCATCCCCAAGCCCCACACCCCGTTCCAGTGGGAGCGCCAGGAAAACCTGGAGGAGTGCCGCCGCCGCCTCTTCGAAGTCAAGGACCGCCTGCGCCAGAAAAACATCCAAAGCAAATGGAACTCCGCGGCCCAGACCTGGCTGGAAGGCGTCTTTTCCCGGGGCGACCGCCGCCTGGCTAAGGTTCTGCTGGAGGCCTACCGCTTAGGCTGCCGCCTGGACGCCTGGAGCGAACACATGCGGCTCGAACCCTGGCGAGAGGCCTTTCGCCTGGCCGGGGTGGACCCGGACTTCTATTTACGGGAACGCGGCACAGACGAAATGCTGCCCTGGGACCATGTGCACTGCGGCGTCAGCCGGGAGTTCCTGCTTTCAGAGCGGGACCGGGCCGAGCAGGGCCTGGAGACCCCGGACTGCCGCCAGCAAGGCTGCCAGGACTGTGGCGTCTGTGACCACGACACCATTGACCTTAAGCTTCAAGACCCGGTAGGCTTGCCACCAGCGCCGCCGCAACCCCCGGCCCCGAGTCCGCAGGCCCCCTGCCGCTACCGTCTGACCTACGCCAAACTCGACGAGGGCCGTTGGCTGGGCCACCTGGAACTGGTGGGGTCGCTCTATCGCAGCCTGCGCCGCTCCGGATTGCCCCTATCCTTTACCAAAGGCTTCCATCCCCTGCCCCGGGTCTCCTTCCACGGCGCCCTGCCGTTGGGGGTGGAGAGCCTGACGGAAATCATGGACGTGGAACTGACGGAGCCCGTCCCCGTTGACACGCTGGTGGCCACCCTGAACCGGGTGCTGCCCCGCGGCATTAAGGTCCTTGAGGCGTTCCCTTTGAACCGGCGTCAGGACCCGCCGGGGCGGGAACACGCGGTCTATGAAGTGGCCAGCCGCAACCCGGTCTTTGAGGCCACAGCCGCGGCTACCTTCTTAGCTCAAGCAGAATTTATGGTGACCCGGCATCGGCCCAAGGGCGATGAACGCGTGGACCTGCGGCCCCTGGTTGCCGATCTGACGGTCATGGACCCCTTGCACCTGCGCCTGGACCTGCATCGCCAGGAAAAGGGCAACGTCAAGGTCACCGATGCCCTGGCCGCCATCTTCGCGCTCGACGACAGCCAGGCCCGAGAACTGCGCATCGTGAAAATTAAAAGTAATTAG
- a CDS encoding Rne/Rng family ribonuclease, which yields MANLLLISVTACDTRVAFVEDGRLAEFYVEGRSQYGPVGNIYKGRVVKLLPGMSAAFVDVGMDRPAYLFAEDVTTQEDEFFQLWLKDEVNETPSGRRLPAPSITDLLHEGQDLLVQVLRGPAANKGARLTTHISLAGHYLVYMPTLVQLGISRRITDEAERQRLKALLEELKPAEGGLIARTASRDQNLEKMSRERDVLLGVWQRILRRKGPASCPSLLHQEMEAGRRVVRELYSPEVDRVLVDDPAAFEGIADYLESLNPWDKYRVELYTEPEPIFSHFGLDLDWHKLLAPRVWLKSGGYLLIEATEALTAIDVNTGKFVGRNHLEETILKTNLEAAKEVARQLRLRNIGGLIVIDFIDQEKAANRDLVYQTFVQALSRDRAKTTALPISSLGLVEMTRQRVRDSLAQTIMENCSACNGKGLTLTPRTLACDIMRQLTAEAREFPGCRLQLSAHPQVTKILQDESAPLLDRLTREHQVQVELTPQPQFARDHFVISRELPR from the coding sequence ATGGCCAATTTGCTCTTAATCAGCGTCACCGCCTGCGACACCCGGGTGGCTTTCGTCGAAGACGGCCGCCTGGCCGAATTCTATGTGGAAGGCCGGTCCCAATACGGCCCGGTGGGCAACATCTATAAGGGCCGTGTAGTCAAGCTTCTGCCCGGCATGTCCGCGGCCTTTGTGGATGTGGGCATGGACCGGCCCGCCTATCTCTTTGCCGAAGATGTCACGACCCAGGAAGATGAATTCTTCCAGCTTTGGCTCAAGGACGAAGTCAACGAGACCCCATCCGGCCGGCGGCTCCCGGCTCCTTCCATCACCGACCTGCTCCATGAGGGCCAAGACCTGTTGGTCCAGGTTTTGCGCGGCCCCGCGGCGAACAAAGGCGCCCGCCTCACCACCCACATCAGCCTGGCCGGTCATTATCTGGTCTATATGCCCACTTTGGTGCAACTGGGGATTTCCCGCCGCATCACTGATGAGGCCGAGCGCCAGCGCCTCAAGGCCCTCCTGGAAGAATTGAAACCCGCCGAAGGCGGCCTCATCGCCCGCACCGCCAGCCGGGACCAAAACCTGGAGAAGATGTCCCGGGAACGGGACGTGCTTCTGGGCGTGTGGCAACGCATTCTGCGCAGAAAAGGCCCGGCCTCTTGTCCTTCCCTTCTCCACCAGGAAATGGAAGCCGGACGCCGGGTGGTGCGGGAGCTCTATTCCCCCGAAGTCGACCGGGTGCTGGTGGATGACCCCGCCGCGTTCGAGGGCATCGCCGATTACCTGGAATCCCTCAACCCCTGGGATAAATACCGGGTGGAACTCTATACCGAGCCTGAGCCCATCTTCAGCCATTTCGGCCTGGACCTCGATTGGCACAAGCTCCTGGCCCCCCGGGTCTGGCTCAAAAGCGGCGGTTATCTGCTCATCGAAGCAACCGAAGCCCTCACCGCCATCGACGTCAATACCGGCAAATTTGTGGGCCGCAACCACCTGGAGGAGACCATCCTCAAGACCAACCTGGAAGCCGCCAAGGAGGTCGCCCGGCAACTAAGGCTCCGCAATATCGGCGGTCTCATCGTCATCGACTTTATCGACCAGGAAAAGGCGGCCAACCGGGACTTAGTCTACCAGACCTTTGTGCAGGCCCTTTCCCGGGACCGGGCCAAGACCACGGCGCTGCCCATCTCCTCTCTGGGGCTGGTCGAGATGACCCGGCAGCGGGTCCGGGACAGTCTGGCCCAGACGATCATGGAGAATTGCAGCGCCTGTAACGGCAAGGGCCTGACCTTGACGCCCCGGACCCTGGCCTGCGACATCATGCGCCAGCTCACCGCCGAAGCCCGGGAGTTCCCCGGCTGCCGCCTGCAGCTTTCGGCCCACCCCCAGGTCACCAAAATTTTGCAGGACGAGTCCGCCCCCCTCCTGGACCGCCTCACCAGAGAGCACCAGGTCCAGGTAGAATTAACCCCCCAGCCCCAGTTTGCCCGGGACCACTTTGTCATTTCCCGCGAACTCCCGAGGTAG